In Haloarcula salinisoli, a genomic segment contains:
- a CDS encoding matrixin family metalloprotease — protein sequence MDSRRAGVVTLLVLLGGLAGCGAVVEQAESLTGGDEHPFAGETVTVAVEGTDRERALVADGLAYWDHNASEYAGFDVEFQVLAPGATPETGTDVHLRFVETVGACGDTEFPAGCAPRIDASTGVDRPAAVEVRRGLADESTRLVVRHEVGHLLGLDHTDRPRDVMAHERDLATLSQPNATERANPWNDSTLTVALGGAGEVRDRYRAELDYALEYVREGGDGAVPADVSVRVVESETADITVSRVSADDCTAGEGSCLFLEGTDPDQDGAIERYTSAEIRLVGLDTDAASWHIAFQLVDTFHTGDDPDRLDDADTRERRGAWHG from the coding sequence ATGGATAGCCGACGTGCCGGCGTGGTCACACTGCTGGTCCTCCTGGGCGGGCTGGCCGGCTGTGGCGCTGTCGTCGAACAGGCGGAGTCGCTGACGGGCGGAGACGAGCATCCCTTCGCCGGCGAGACGGTAACTGTCGCTGTCGAGGGCACGGACCGCGAGCGGGCACTGGTCGCCGACGGGCTGGCCTACTGGGACCACAACGCCAGCGAGTACGCTGGCTTCGACGTCGAGTTCCAGGTGCTGGCACCGGGGGCGACGCCGGAAACCGGGACCGACGTGCACCTGCGCTTCGTCGAGACGGTGGGTGCCTGCGGTGACACCGAGTTCCCGGCCGGCTGTGCCCCACGTATCGACGCCTCGACCGGGGTCGACCGACCGGCGGCCGTCGAGGTCAGGCGCGGGCTGGCCGACGAGTCGACCCGGCTGGTCGTCCGGCACGAGGTCGGCCACCTGCTGGGCCTCGACCACACCGACCGACCGCGCGACGTGATGGCCCACGAGCGTGACCTGGCGACGCTGTCACAGCCCAACGCCACCGAGCGCGCGAACCCGTGGAACGACTCGACGCTGACGGTGGCGCTGGGTGGGGCGGGCGAGGTGCGGGACCGCTATCGGGCGGAACTCGACTACGCGCTCGAGTACGTCCGCGAGGGGGGCGACGGGGCGGTTCCCGCCGACGTCTCCGTCCGCGTCGTCGAGAGCGAGACCGCAGACATCACCGTCAGCCGCGTCTCGGCCGACGACTGCACGGCAGGCGAGGGGTCCTGTCTGTTCCTCGAAGGGACCGACCCGGACCAGGACGGCGCCATCGAGCGCTACACGAGCGCCGAGATACGGCTCGTCGGGCTCGACACCGACGCCGCGAGCTGGCACATCGCTTTCCAGCTCGTGGACACGTTCCACACTGGCGACGACCCCGACCGGCTGGACGATGCCGATACGCGCGAGCGCCGCGGTGCGTGGCACGGCTGA
- a CDS encoding rubrerythrin family protein: MTADDLIDAVRDDQQTELSRLGSSKTLYADTRGEMEPDAIHAAAAAREAAAAATFEAWADDAADAAGALFADAASDASERQGETEPADREFHMHETLDALDATIERLGGLVGWTLVDKKVKEQLTGFFTGQADPQTASNYRSAGSEVEELRAEAADLLEETCEGDEDWAAAEGAAIDVVAAAYDDYVETLEDLGVNPKDVC; encoded by the coding sequence ATGACCGCCGACGACCTCATCGACGCCGTCCGAGACGACCAGCAGACCGAGCTCTCCCGACTGGGCTCCTCGAAGACACTGTACGCGGACACGCGCGGGGAGATGGAGCCCGACGCCATCCACGCCGCCGCAGCGGCCCGTGAGGCTGCCGCCGCCGCGACCTTCGAGGCGTGGGCCGACGACGCTGCCGACGCGGCTGGCGCCCTCTTTGCCGACGCCGCGAGCGACGCGAGCGAGCGGCAGGGCGAGACCGAGCCAGCCGACCGCGAGTTCCATATGCACGAGACGCTCGACGCGCTGGATGCCACTATTGAGCGTCTGGGCGGGCTCGTCGGCTGGACGCTCGTCGACAAGAAGGTCAAGGAGCAGCTCACCGGCTTTTTCACCGGGCAAGCGGACCCACAGACCGCGAGCAACTACCGCAGCGCCGGTAGCGAGGTCGAGGAACTGCGCGCTGAGGCCGCCGACCTGCTGGAAGAGACCTGCGAGGGTGACGAGGACTGGGCGGCCGCAGAGGGCGCCGCCATCGACGTGGTCGCTGCGGCCTACGACGACTACGTCGAGACGCTCGAAGACCTGGGCGTTAATCCGAAGGACGTCTGTTAA
- a CDS encoding ABC transporter ATP-binding protein: MKTGRGATATTGQDSAAGASEGVIQPIISVDGLKKSYGDGDTAVDAVKGIDFAIRPGGVIGILGPNGAGKTTLIKMILGLIVPTEGTVEVDGVDVHEDTTTAHEKMGAMLEGARNSYWRLSVRENLEIFSVIGGNDYRKQQQRIDTLLTQFNLDEKADTVVRELSRGQKQKVSLLCTLVRNTDVVFLDEPTLGLDVESGRELQREIRRLSEADGRTVIILSHDMRLIRSLCDRVMIMDDGEVVEDNTVENLVEIFDANVHEVTVTGELDKETEAAIESVFTLLGVERGEKTTIHVELSREEFYQFTRLLERSGLLIDSFDAQEVEFDDIFLRLTDGASDTGRLGREQ, translated from the coding sequence ATGAAAACAGGGCGCGGAGCCACAGCTACTACCGGGCAGGACTCGGCTGCAGGCGCATCGGAGGGGGTGATACAGCCGATTATATCGGTGGACGGACTGAAAAAATCCTACGGCGACGGCGATACAGCAGTTGACGCCGTCAAGGGCATCGATTTCGCTATCAGACCGGGCGGCGTCATCGGCATTCTCGGCCCGAACGGAGCCGGCAAAACGACGCTCATAAAGATGATTCTCGGACTCATCGTCCCGACGGAAGGGACAGTCGAGGTCGACGGGGTGGACGTCCACGAGGACACCACTACTGCCCACGAAAAGATGGGCGCGATGCTCGAGGGCGCGCGGAACTCCTACTGGCGACTCTCGGTCCGGGAGAATCTCGAAATTTTCTCCGTTATCGGGGGGAACGATTATCGAAAACAACAGCAGCGCATCGATACGTTGTTGACGCAGTTCAATCTGGATGAGAAAGCGGATACGGTCGTTCGAGAACTGTCCCGTGGGCAGAAACAGAAGGTCTCGCTTCTGTGCACGTTGGTTCGAAATACGGATGTCGTGTTTCTGGACGAACCGACGCTCGGTCTCGACGTCGAGAGCGGTCGCGAACTGCAGCGGGAAATCCGCCGACTCTCCGAGGCAGACGGTCGGACTGTTATTATCCTGAGCCACGATATGCGACTCATTCGGTCGCTCTGTGACCGCGTGATGATTATGGACGATGGGGAGGTCGTCGAAGACAACACGGTCGAAAACCTTGTCGAGATATTCGACGCGAACGTCCACGAGGTAACAGTCACCGGTGAACTCGATAAGGAGACGGAGGCCGCTATCGAGTCCGTGTTCACTCTTCTCGGTGTCGAACGAGGGGAGAAGACGACGATACACGTCGAGCTTTCACGGGAGGAGTTCTACCAGTTTACGAGGCTACTGGAACGGTCGGGACTGTTGATCGACTCCTTTGACGCACAGGAAGTCGAGTTCGACGATATCTTCCTTCGGTTGACTGATGGGGCGTCCGACACCGGGCGACTGGGGAGGGAGCAATGA
- a CDS encoding ABC transporter permease: protein MSNVSATESGVGQSDTDSGTGSLLLFWTVLRMNLLLMIRYRLNFVAQIVGMYLFFGVIFFGGSAAAESVGGMSAFGGTFDAIIVGWFLWTMAQSAYGSLSSEITQESRWGTLEQLYVSPHGFGRILGMKVLANILLSMVMGLIMLVLMLVTTGRSLALNFVTIIPITVLTLLTAVGVGYIFAGLALVYKRVGSVSQLAQFALLGFIAAPAADVPLLKLLPLTQGSSMLQQSMRAGVQLWEFAPLDIVILLVAGIGYLTAGHLVFMFCLNLARKRGVMGHY, encoded by the coding sequence ATGAGTAACGTTTCAGCGACGGAGTCCGGCGTGGGACAGTCCGACACTGATAGTGGCACGGGCTCGTTACTCCTGTTCTGGACCGTTCTCCGGATGAATCTGTTACTGATGATTCGGTACCGACTCAACTTCGTCGCTCAGATAGTCGGTATGTATCTGTTCTTTGGAGTGATATTTTTCGGCGGCTCGGCTGCCGCCGAGAGCGTCGGTGGTATGAGTGCATTCGGAGGGACGTTCGATGCGATTATCGTCGGCTGGTTCCTGTGGACGATGGCCCAGAGCGCCTACGGAAGCCTCTCGTCCGAAATCACGCAGGAGTCACGGTGGGGAACGCTCGAACAACTGTATGTGTCGCCCCATGGGTTCGGCCGTATTCTGGGGATGAAGGTCCTTGCAAACATACTCCTCAGCATGGTGATGGGGCTGATAATGTTGGTACTGATGTTGGTGACCACCGGACGGTCACTCGCACTCAACTTCGTGACTATCATTCCAATTACCGTGCTTACGCTCCTGACCGCGGTCGGTGTCGGCTACATCTTTGCCGGACTGGCACTCGTGTACAAGCGGGTGGGCAGCGTCTCGCAACTCGCGCAGTTCGCTCTTCTGGGATTCATCGCGGCACCGGCCGCCGACGTTCCGCTCCTCAAGCTGCTCCCACTCACACAGGGCTCCTCGATGCTCCAGCAGTCGATGCGTGCAGGCGTACAGCTCTGGGAGTTTGCACCGCTCGATATCGTGATTTTGCTCGTCGCGGGCATCGGTTATCTGACGGCCGGCCACCTGGTGTTCATGTTCTGTTTGAACCTCGCCAGAAAACGTGGCGTGATGGGACATTACTGA
- the uvrB gene encoding excinuclease ABC subunit UvrB — protein sequence MSDAGGPLSIDRPDADTEFRVDAPFDPAGDQPEAIEQLAEGYRQGMDTQTLLGVTGSGKTNTVSWVVEEIQQPTLVIAHNKTLAAQLYEEFRNLFPDNAVEYFVSYYDYYQPEAYVEQTDTFIDKDASINDEIDRLRHSATRSLLTRDDVIVVASVSAIYGLGDPRNYIDMSLSIEVGQEIDRDELLKQLVDLNYERNDVDFTQGTFRVRGDTLEIYPMYGRYAIRVEFWGDEIDRMLKVDPLEGEVKSEEPAALIHPAEHYSIPEQRLERAIEEIEELLEQRIRYFDRKGDAVAAQRIEERTTFDIEMMQETGYCSGIENYSVHLSDRESGEAPYTLLDYFPEDFLTVVDESHQTLPQIRGQFAGDKSRKESLVENGFRLPTAFDNRPLTFEEFEAKTDQTLYVSATPADYEREESEQIVEQIVRPTHLVDPAVEVASATGQVEDLMGRIEERTERDERVLVTTLTKRMAEDLTEYLEEAGVDVAYMHDETDTLERHELIRSLRLGDIDVLVGINLLREGLDIPEVSLVAILDADQEGFLRSETTLVQTMGRAARNVNGEVVLYADERSSAMDAAIEETQRRRRIQQQYNEEHGFEPTTIEKAVGETNLPGSKTDTGGISGDGPSDEDEATAQIQQLEERMEEAASNLEFELAADIRDRIRELREEFDLDGGEDEGGVPAPGPEF from the coding sequence ATGAGCGACGCAGGCGGCCCCCTCTCCATCGACCGTCCGGACGCCGACACCGAGTTCCGCGTCGACGCGCCCTTCGACCCCGCCGGCGACCAGCCCGAGGCCATCGAGCAACTGGCCGAGGGGTACCGACAGGGGATGGACACCCAGACCCTGCTAGGCGTGACGGGGTCGGGCAAGACAAACACCGTCTCGTGGGTCGTCGAGGAGATACAGCAACCCACGCTGGTCATCGCCCACAACAAGACGCTGGCGGCCCAGCTCTACGAGGAGTTCCGGAACCTGTTCCCGGACAACGCTGTCGAGTACTTCGTCAGCTACTACGACTACTACCAGCCCGAGGCCTACGTCGAGCAGACGGACACCTTCATCGACAAGGACGCCTCGATCAACGACGAGATAGACCGGCTGCGCCACTCCGCGACCCGTTCCTTGCTCACGCGGGACGACGTCATCGTCGTCGCCTCGGTTTCGGCCATCTACGGGCTGGGTGACCCGCGCAACTACATCGACATGTCGCTCTCTATCGAAGTTGGTCAGGAAATCGACCGGGACGAACTGCTGAAACAGCTCGTGGACCTGAACTACGAGCGCAACGACGTGGACTTCACCCAGGGCACGTTCCGAGTCCGGGGCGATACGCTGGAAATCTATCCGATGTACGGCCGCTACGCCATCCGCGTGGAGTTCTGGGGCGACGAGATAGACCGGATGCTGAAAGTCGACCCGCTGGAGGGGGAGGTCAAGAGCGAGGAACCCGCCGCGTTGATTCACCCCGCCGAGCACTACTCCATCCCCGAGCAACGCCTCGAACGCGCTATCGAGGAGATAGAGGAACTGCTCGAACAGCGCATTCGGTACTTCGACCGCAAGGGCGACGCCGTCGCCGCCCAGCGCATTGAGGAGCGGACCACCTTCGACATCGAGATGATGCAGGAGACGGGCTACTGCTCGGGTATCGAGAACTACTCGGTGCATCTCTCGGACCGCGAGAGCGGTGAAGCTCCCTACACGCTGCTCGATTACTTCCCCGAGGACTTCCTCACAGTCGTCGACGAGTCCCACCAGACGCTCCCCCAGATTCGCGGCCAGTTCGCCGGAGACAAGAGCCGGAAGGAGAGTCTCGTCGAGAACGGCTTCCGGCTGCCCACCGCCTTCGACAACCGGCCGCTCACCTTCGAGGAGTTCGAAGCGAAGACCGACCAGACACTGTACGTCTCGGCGACGCCGGCCGACTACGAGCGCGAGGAGAGCGAGCAGATCGTCGAACAGATCGTTAGGCCGACACATCTGGTCGACCCCGCCGTCGAGGTGGCCTCGGCGACCGGGCAGGTCGAGGACCTCATGGGCCGCATCGAGGAGCGGACAGAGCGAGACGAGCGGGTGCTCGTCACCACCCTCACCAAGCGGATGGCCGAGGATTTGACGGAGTACCTCGAAGAAGCGGGCGTCGACGTGGCCTATATGCACGACGAGACGGACACCCTGGAACGGCACGAACTCATCCGCTCGCTGCGGCTGGGCGACATCGACGTCCTCGTCGGTATCAACCTCCTGCGGGAGGGACTTGACATCCCGGAGGTCTCGCTGGTCGCGATTCTGGACGCCGACCAGGAGGGGTTCCTTCGCTCGGAGACCACACTCGTCCAGACGATGGGCCGTGCGGCCCGCAACGTCAACGGCGAGGTGGTGCTGTACGCCGACGAGCGCAGTTCGGCGATGGACGCCGCCATCGAGGAGACCCAGCGTCGCCGGCGCATCCAGCAGCAGTACAACGAGGAACACGGCTTCGAGCCGACCACCATCGAGAAGGCCGTCGGCGAGACCAACCTCCCCGGAAGCAAGACCGACACCGGCGGTATCAGCGGCGACGGACCCAGCGACGAGGACGAGGCCACGGCCCAGATACAGCAACTCGAAGAGCGCATGGAGGAGGCCGCCAGCAACCTGGAGTTCGAACTCGCGGCGGACATCCGTGACCGCATCCGGGAGCTACGCGAGGAGTTCGACCTCGACGGGGGCGAAGACGAGGGTGGCGTGCCTGCTCCGGGCCCCGAGTTCTGA